The following proteins come from a genomic window of Symbiobacterium terraclitae:
- the murB gene encoding UDP-N-acetylmuramate dehydrogenase yields MAALEIQQGVSLRGYSTMRLGGPAAYLAHVHNPEELAEGLAWAAVRSLPVIMIGGGSNIIWRDEGFSGLVLVNRIKGYSLEERGSEVYLTVGAGEDWDSVVERSVAAGACGIERLSLIPGTAGATPVQNVGAYGREIADVLVSVDAYDRLVGQFVRIPAGDCAFGYRRSRFNGADRGRFFITGLTLRLVREQPRPPFYPALDRYLAERGIARPTVQQVRDAVIAIRRAKLPDPERVANCGSFFRNPVIPAGQAAYLLARYPDMPHWAMPDGRVKLAAGWLIDRAGLRGVSDPETGMGTWPAQALVLVNERARSTADLLRFRQKVQDAVRERFGVDLEQEPELLP; encoded by the coding sequence ATCGCAGCACTGGAGATTCAGCAAGGCGTCTCCCTGCGCGGCTACTCGACGATGCGCCTCGGCGGCCCCGCCGCCTACCTGGCCCACGTGCACAACCCTGAGGAGCTCGCAGAGGGTCTCGCCTGGGCGGCGGTCCGCAGCCTGCCGGTGATCATGATCGGCGGCGGCAGCAACATCATCTGGAGGGACGAGGGGTTCTCCGGCCTGGTGCTGGTCAACCGGATCAAGGGCTACTCGCTGGAGGAACGGGGCAGCGAGGTCTACCTGACTGTCGGGGCGGGCGAGGACTGGGACTCGGTGGTGGAGCGGTCGGTGGCGGCCGGCGCCTGCGGCATCGAGCGGCTCAGCCTCATCCCCGGCACGGCGGGGGCGACGCCCGTGCAGAACGTGGGCGCCTACGGCCGGGAGATCGCCGACGTCCTCGTATCGGTGGACGCCTACGACCGGCTGGTCGGCCAGTTCGTGCGCATCCCCGCCGGGGACTGCGCCTTCGGCTACCGCCGCTCCCGCTTCAACGGGGCGGACCGGGGGCGGTTCTTCATCACGGGCCTAACCCTCCGCCTGGTGCGGGAGCAGCCCCGGCCGCCGTTCTACCCGGCGCTGGACCGTTACCTCGCGGAGCGCGGCATCGCCCGCCCGACCGTGCAGCAGGTGCGGGACGCGGTGATCGCCATCCGCAGGGCCAAGCTGCCCGATCCGGAGCGCGTGGCCAACTGCGGCTCCTTCTTCCGCAATCCGGTCATCCCCGCCGGGCAGGCCGCATACCTGCTGGCAAGGTACCCGGACATGCCCCACTGGGCCATGCCGGACGGCAGGGTGAAGCTGGCGGCGGGATGGCTCATCGATCGGGCGGGCCTGCGCGGCGTGTCCGACCCGGAGACCGGCATGGGCACCTGGCCCGCCCAGGCCCTGGTGCTGGTCAACGAGCGGGCCCGGAGCACCGCCGACCTGCTGCGCTTCCGGCAGAAGGTCCAGGACGCCGTGCGGGAGCGCTTCGGCGTGGACCTGGAGCAGGAGCCGGAGTTGTTGCCGTGA
- a CDS encoding histidine phosphatase family protein codes for MELLVIRHGQSEADVTNRHEGRADFPLTELGREQAARLADWVARTCTPDLIWSSPLQRAAETARIIAARTGAPLVFKDGLVEMDNGVLAGLPRDEARQKYPPPPGGRRYHERIPGGESELEFRARVESVFAELVHSVEPERRVAVVAHGGTITMLFRAFLGLPLTSDVWLGTADTGVHLWRILPERRVVLLANSTAHLQG; via the coding sequence GTGGAATTGCTTGTGATCCGCCACGGTCAGTCCGAGGCCGACGTGACCAACCGGCACGAGGGGCGCGCCGACTTTCCCCTGACCGAGCTCGGCCGGGAGCAGGCGGCCCGGTTGGCCGATTGGGTGGCGCGGACATGCACACCCGACCTCATATGGTCCAGCCCCCTGCAGCGGGCGGCCGAGACGGCCAGGATCATCGCCGCGCGGACGGGCGCACCGCTGGTCTTCAAGGACGGCCTGGTGGAGATGGACAACGGCGTGCTGGCCGGGCTGCCGCGGGATGAGGCGCGGCAGAAGTACCCGCCGCCCCCGGGTGGGCGGCGGTATCACGAGCGGATACCAGGCGGGGAGTCGGAGCTGGAGTTCCGGGCCCGGGTAGAGTCCGTCTTCGCCGAGCTGGTTCACTCCGTGGAGCCGGAGCGACGGGTGGCGGTCGTGGCCCACGGCGGCACCATTACCATGCTGTTCCGGGCCTTCCTGGGGCTTCCCCTGACGAGCGATGTCTGGCTGGGCACGGCTGATACCGGCGTACACCTGTGGCGGATTCTGCCCGAGCGGCGCGTGGTGCTGCTGGCCAATTCCACCGCGCACCTGCAGGGCTGA